The Camelina sativa cultivar DH55 chromosome 16, Cs, whole genome shotgun sequence sequence ttcccaatattttatatatctcaCTTATTTTTGTGGGTGTCTGATACCATCAAAATAAGAATCATCCCAATTCTTCAATTTTCGACTTTTCTTTGTCACTTGGTTTACTCCAAGAATTGGATATGTAAACAGGATGATAAGGTATGAATCGGATTGGTGTGACACGATTCTTCTAATTCCATAGTTCAAGACTTGAAGTGCccgacaaaagaaaagagtccTTTGTATGGGATACTTTTAGCAATGGCATGTCCCAAAGTTTTTAGGGAAACAAAACACCTGTGCATGTGTAGGGTTTTGTATCATTGCAATTTAGAAAAGtacaataaatgtatttgtACCCATTCCTCATCATCGTTTTCTGGCCTAACCATAAAACACTATTTACACACAAATACAATTTTCAAAGACAAAAAgttcaataaaatatatttgaaatactGGTTATAGAAAACAATCACACGTAAAGAGGGAATAAAGGAGTGTATAGGGGCCATAGGCATGCGTTTAATGGTGTTTCGcttaatatggacaaaaaagttTCTTGCAAGCTTTTACTATATTCCCTTTTTTCACCATTTCTAGCAAAAAAGCCTTgtctgatatttgtttttttgtatgtttaacaAATTATCAATTTTACTTTCAACTTCTAATAATGATTTAGCTTCCAAGATTTCAATTAGAAAACTCACTAAAAAACAACCGAAACGGacagaaacaaaacattaaaatcaaacGAGTCAACCACTCATCATCACTaatgaaaaaaaccaaaataccaCCCCCACAGAACAAGTTTCTGAATTTTGACCCCACAGTTAATCTCCAAATGAATTACAAAACACTACCCAACTTCTCATCATTCCCATTACGAtcatccaacaacaacaacgacgacTCTTCGTCATTCCCAACTTTCCCCATCTCCAAACTCGTTAGACTCATTGCTTTCACCGCTTCCCCTTCCCAATCCGTCCTCGCCAAAACTGCATACAGTATCGAAACCGCGCAAGCCGCTTGAGCCGAAAGCAACCCAAACCACAATCCACTAAACCCAATTTTCAACCAAAATGCTAGTCCAACAGCCACAGGCGTCCCCACAAAATAAAACGACCCTAGATTAACGTGTGCCCCAACCGCAGGACGACCTGTCCCTCTAAGAATCCCGCAACCTGTGGTTTGCGGGCAGTTCCCTAGCTCGCATAGCCCCACAATTGGCATCACNNNNNNNNNNNNNNNNNNNNNNNNNNNNNNNNNNNNNNNNNNNNNNNNNNNNNNNNNNNNNNNNNNNNNNNNNNNNNNNNNNNNNNNNNNNNNNNNNNNNNNNNNNNNNNNNNNNNNNNNNNNNNNNNNNNNNNNNNNNNNNNNNNNNNNNNNNNNNNNNNNNNNNNNNNNNNNNNNNNNNNNNNNNNNNNNNNNNNNNNNNNNNNNNNNNNNNNNNNNNNNNNNNNNNNNNNNNNNNNNNNNNNNNNNNNNNNNNNNNNNNNNNNNNNNNNNNNNNNNNNNNNNNNNNNNNNNNNNNNNNNNNNNNNNNNNNNNNNNNNNNNNNNNNNNNNNNNNNNNNNNNNNNNNNNNNNNNNNNNNNNNNNNNNNNNNNNNNNNNNNNNNNNNNNNNNNNNNNNNNNNNNNNNNNNNNNNNNNNNNNNNNNNNNNNNNNNNNNNNNNNNNNNNNNNNNNNNNNNNNNNNNNNNNNNNNNNNNNNNNNNNNNNNNNNNNNNNNNNNNNNNNNNNNNNNNNNNNNNNNNNNNNNNNNNNNNNNNNNNNNNNNNNNNNNNNNNNNNNNNNNNNNNNNNNNNNNNNNNNNNNNNNNNNNNNNNNNNNNNNNNNNNNNNNNNNNNNNNNNNNNNNNNNNNNNNNNNNNNNNNNNNNNNNNNNNNNNNNNNNNNNNNNNNNNNNNNNNNNNNNNNNNNNNNNNNNNNNNNNNNNNNNNNNNNNNNNNNNNNNNNNNNNNNNNNNNNNNNNNNNNNNNNNNNNNNNNNNNNNNNNNNNNNNNNNNNNNNNNNNNNNNNNNNNNNNNNNNNNNNNNNNNNNNNTTCTAATAATGATTTAGCTTCCAAGATTTCAATTAGAAAACTCACTAAAAAACAACCGAAACGGacagaaacaaaacattaaaatcaaacGAGTCAACCACTCATCATCACTaatgaaaaaaaccaaaataccaCCCCCACAGAACAAGTTTCTGAATTTTGACCCCACAGTTAATCTCCAAATGAATTACAAAACACTACCCAACTTCTCATCATTCCCATTACGAtcatccaacaacaacaacgacgacTCTTCGTCATTCCCAACTTTCCCCATCTCCAAACTCGTTAGACTCATTGCTTTCACCGCTTCCCCTTCCCAATCCGTCCTCGCCAAAACTGCATACAGTATCGAAACCGCGCAAGCCGCTTGAGCCGAAAGCAACCCAAACCACAATCCACTAAACCCAATTTTCAACCAAAATGCTAGTCCAACAGCCACAGGCGTCCCCACAAAATAAAACGACCCTAGATTAACGTGTGCCCCAACCGCAGGACGACCTGTCCCTCTAAGAATCCCGCAACCTGTGGTTTGCGGGCAGTTCCCTAGCTCGCATAGCCCCACAATTGGCATCACAGAAGCAACCAACACCTTGAGTGGCTCGTAGCCAGTGAATAGCCCAGCCCAACGCTCTTTAAGTACCACGGTCCAAACAACATTCAATGCTCCTATTACAAATGCACAAGCTAGAGCCACGTTCGCTGCTAGCCTTGCCTTATACGGTCTACCTGCACCTAGCTCATTCCCAACCTGACAAAATTAATGAAACCAAAtctttaaagaaagttaaagaaGCCTAACTTCTGTCACATGTGAaggaaacagaaaagaacaagtGGTTTCTATGAGGTTGAAGAGTGGTCATGAGATTGGCAATAATAATACAAGACCACACTTGACTACTCTCTTTTCAaccacttttttttatattttttaggtATGTTAACGTCCAATCACATACCACGAGGTGACCTATTAATGGAAGTTGATGTAATATTTTCTCATCACATTCCACGTTTTTTATCcacttaatttttctttttttgtgaaaaaaaaactttaagaagttacccaaaacaaaacaaaaaacagctAGAAAACAGAGAGCCTTCCTTCTAAGAACTTTACTAGGAAACAAATATGTAGCTTTCTAAACCATTAATAAGGTCCTtggaaatcaaaaaaaaaaaacaNCCCAGCCCAACGCTCTTTAAGTACCACGGTCCAAACAACATTCAATGCTCCTATTACAAATGCACAAGCTAGAGCCACGTTCGCTGCTAGCCTTGCCTTATACGGTCTACCTGCACCTAGCTCATTCCCAACCTGACAAAATTAATGAAACCAAAtctttaaagaaagttaaagaaGCCTAACTTCTGTCACATGTGAaggaaacagaaaagaacaagtGGTTTCTATGAGGTTGAAGAGTGGTCATGAGATTGGCAATAATAATACAAGACCACACTTGACTACTCTCTTTTCAaccacttttttttatattttttaggtATGTTAACGTCCAATCACATACCACGAGGTGACCTATTAATGGAAGTTGATGTAATATTTTCTCATCACATTCCACGTTTTTTATCcacttaatttttctttttttgtgaaaaaaaaactttaagaagttacccaaaacaaaacaaaaaacagctAGAAAACAGAGAGCCTTCCTTCTAAGAACTTTACTAGGAAACAAATATGTAGCTTTCTAAACCATTAATAAGGTCCTtggaaatcaaaaaaaaaaaacagaaaagtttATGCATCCCTAttacaatcaaaatcaaatctatcTTCCAAAACTTTTTCTTGTCTCACTAATAAAATGATTTCTTATCTCCAACTTCCAAGACTTTTGTACTTTTCTCTTTAATCAAAGCTAccacaattttatattttttttttttaaaacgaataaAATTGTTATTGCTTCAAACGTTTCATCTTATActatttgaaaaccaatttgCAAACTCATATCAATTATATACTCTCTACTTGGTCAATATGGACCACTTAATCAACATAGTCAATCATTATTTTGACTCAACTCTTGACCACTTAATCAACTTAGTCAATAGTTTATTTGACTCTAATtttgactatatataaaaaaaagagtaaagacGCGTACCCGAGCAGAGACACAACCAGCTAAAGCCATAGGAACGGTATACATAAGACTCGTAGTCTGAATCAAGATCCCAGTCGCAGCCACCGCAAGCTTAGGATTATCCAAGTAACCACCAAGCACAGTCACAATCTCATACCACCACCACTCCAAACATATCCCCAAACAACTTGGAACCGCCACTCTCATCAATGGTCCCAACCCTCCAACCAACTCCATCACAGATGAAGACTGAGCCACCGCCGTAATAGAGCCACCACCCTCATTCACTCTTTTATGCAACTTTCCACTCATCCAAACATATCCAACCAAAAGACCAACCATAATCAAATTCGTCACAACGGACGCAATCGCCACACCAGGAACACCCCATAGCTTCACCATCACTAGCCAATAGTTCAAAGGAACATGGAACGCCACAGCTGCTAACGTGCACCACATCATCGGTTTTGTCACACGTTGCGACCTTAAGTAAACCCGTAACGGCTGAAGTAGAGTATTGGTCAAAAGGTCAGGGAGAGCGTAGAGACAGTACTCAGCAGCTGTAGCGGTTATCTCAGGGTCTTGACCCATAAAGAGCATGATGGGTCCGAGGTTGATCCAGAGGAGGCTAATGGGCACAGAGGCGACTAAGAGAATCACGACCATACGGTGAAGAGAGAGCGTGAGGAGATCCCAGTTTTTGCTTCCGTAGGCTTGGCTACACACTGGCTCGAGACCCGAGGCGAGTCCTACGAGGACAGAGTATCCTGTGATGTTGGTGAACCCGATTGAGAGAGCTCCTCCGGCTAGCTCGAGACTACCGAGCCGTCCGAGGAAAAGAACGGAGACGACGGCGCGTACGTAGACTAGACAGTTCATAGCTGTGATTGGTAAAACCATAGCCCAGAGCTCTTTTAGTTCGTCTATGACTTGAGGAAGAGTTGGGTGTTTATGGGAAGTGAAATCTTCTGATTCGGTTTTGTCGNAGAGGAGGCTAATGGGCACAGAGGCGACTAAGAGAATCACGACCATACGGTGAAGAGAGAGCGTGAGGAGATCCCAGTTTTTGCTTCCGTAGGCTTGGCTACACACTGGCTCAAGACCCGAGGCGAGTCCTACGAGGACAGAGTATCCTGTGATGTTGGTGAACCCGATTGAGAGAGCTCCTCCGGCTAGCTCGAGACTACCGAGCCGTCCGAGGAAAAGAACAGACACGACGGCGCGTACGTAGACTAGACAGTTCATAGCTGTGATTGGTAAAACCATAGCCCAGAGCTCTTTTAGTTCGTCTATGACTTGAGGAAGAGTTGGGTGTTTATGGGAAGTGAAATCATCTGATTCGGTTTTGTCGGCCATTGGAaagtgtttccttttttttttcgatttttaggagatttgatcaAACAGTAGTGAAACTGAGGATGAGAGAGGAAGCCATGGAAAGAATAATTTTACGAGTACCGG is a genomic window containing:
- the LOC104751028 gene encoding protein DETOXIFICATION 54, whose amino-acid sequence is MVLPITAMNCLVYVRAVVSVLFLGRLGSLELAGGALSIGFTNITGYSVLVGLASGLEPVCSQAYGSKNWDLLTLSLHRMVVILLVASVPISLLWINLGPIMLFMGQDPEITATAAEYCLYALPDLLTNTLLQPLRVYLRSQRVTKPMMWCTLAAVAFHVPLNYWLVMVKLWGVPGVAIASVVTNLIMVGLLVGYVWMSGKLHKRVNEGGGSITAVAQSSSVMELVGGLGPLMRVAVPSCLGICLEWWWYEIVTVLGGYLDNPKLAVAATGILIQTTSLMYTVPMALAGCVSARVGNELGAGRPYKARLAANVALACAFVIGALNVVWTVVLKERWAGLFTGYEPLKVLVASVMPIVGLCELGNCPQTTGCGILRGTGRPAVGAHVNLGSFYFVGTPVAVGLAFWLKIGFSGLWFGLLSAQAACAVSILYAVLARTDWEGEAVKAMSLTSLEMGKVGNDEESSLLLLDDRNGNDEKLGSVL
- the LOC104753786 gene encoding protein DETOXIFICATION 54-like, with protein sequence MPIVGLCELGNCPQTTGCGILRGTGRPAVGAHVNLGSFYFVGTPVAVGLAFWLKIGFSGLWFGLLSAQAACAVSILYAVLARTDWEGEAVKAMSLTSLEMGKVGNDEESSLLLLDDRNGNDEKLGSVL